In Tachysurus vachellii isolate PV-2020 chromosome 12, HZAU_Pvac_v1, whole genome shotgun sequence, the following are encoded in one genomic region:
- the LOC132854757 gene encoding L-serine dehydratase/L-threonine deaminase-like codes for MKSAHPLHIVSPLRESVSLSQGAGTAVYLKLDSCQPTGSFKIRGIGHLCKMWAETGCTRFVCCSGGNAGMAAAYSARKLGLPATIVVPSITPSATVQRLSDEGADVIIHGKSLNESLEFGQQLVSNNPDWVFISPYDDPLIWEGHTTLVKELESQLDGKPGAVVLSVGGGGLLNGVVEGLRHAGWEDVPIIAMETVGAHSLNAAMKAGELVTLPSITSVATTLGLTRVSSQTMKLVSEHPVYSELVTDQEAVWAAERFIDDEKILVEPACGAALAAIYCNIIKRLQKENKLSQVLGPVVVVVCGGNNISIEQLQRLKKQLGMIG; via the exons ATGAAGAGCGCGCATCCGCTTCACATCGTCTCCCCacttagagagagtgtgtcccTGTCACAGGGAGCAGGTACAGCTGTATACCTGAAGTTGGATTCATGTCAGCCTACAGGCTCGTTTAAAATCCGAGGCATCGGCCACTTGTGTAAAATG TGGGCAGAAACTGGCTGTACTCGATTTGTCTGTTGCTCAG GAGGCAATGCTGGCATGGCTGCTGCCTATTCCGCACGGAAGTTGGGACTGCCTGCCACCATAGTGGTACCCAGTATTACCCCTTCAGCCACGGTGCAAAGACTTTCTGATGAAGGTGCTGATGTCATCATTCATGGAAAA TCACTGAATGAGAGCCTTGAATTTGGCCAGCAGCTTGTGTCTAACAACCCTGACTGGGTATTCATCTCTCCCTATGATGATCCCCTTATTTG GGAAGGTCATACCACTCTGGTAAAGGAACTAGAGTCCCAGCTGGATGGGAAGCCAGGAGCAGTAGTTTTGTCTGTGGGAGGTGGTGGCCTCTTGAATGGAGTCGTGGAAGGTCTCCGCCATGCTGGATGGGAAGATGTCCCCATCATTGCTATGGAAACAGTGGGTGCTCACAGCCTCAATGCAGCCATGAAGGCAGGAGAGCTGGTTACACTGCCCTCCATCACTAG TGTTGCTACCACACTGGGCCTTACACGAGTATCATCTCAAACAATGAAGCTTGTGAGTGAGCACCCTGTTTACTCAGAGCTGGTCACAGATCAGGAAGCTGTTTGGGCAGCTGAGCGTTTCATTG ATGATGAAAAGATTCTGGTTGAACCTGCTTGTGGTGCTGCTCTTGCAGCCATCTACTGCAATATCATTAAGCGTCTGCAGAAGGAGAATAAATTGTCTCAGGTGTTGGGGCCTGtagtggtggttgtgtgtggtgGCAACAATATTAGCATTGAGCAATTGCAGAGACTGAAGAAACAATTGGGAATGATTGGCTAG